The Pocillopora verrucosa isolate sample1 chromosome 14, ASM3666991v2, whole genome shotgun sequence genome has a segment encoding these proteins:
- the LOC131774708 gene encoding ovochymase-2-like isoform X1: MLAASGTKRNLRSGRMGVFKSNQLITAASVIVLLLFLERGQCDSICPNGITNITASSGEIEYPESGTYGKNETKCWSITVPDTYHRIQFYFSRIDIESCSDCKCDYLQRGTSYSYLNQLFKECGRYSYNYLQGYIVNVDWTTGDSLAGPTVYLRFVSDDTVHYTGFKLTFIAMSRKGGTENYLNVTEDETIEFGTPKVDIENYPSDYAEQWILIVPEGRNVQIDFDIFELEDSEDCKNDYVEFREASIMAGDPKRIYGHFGSILTGRLCGNTKPNSILSQGNMVWVQFVSDRNSTTVYKGLKASFKAGQGSGLPVSRPMMLLFLSALIMHVSKNNLL; the protein is encoded by the exons ATGTTGGCAGCCTCCGGG ACTAAAAGAAATTTACGGAGTGGAAGAATGGGAGTATTCAAATCCAACCAACTCATTACAGCTGCCTCTGTCATTG ttttattacTATTCCTTGAAAGAGGACAATGCGATTCAA TTTGTCCCAATGGCATAACGAACATCACAGCTTCCAGTGGTGAGATTGAATATCCTGAGTCAGGTACTTATGGTAAGAATGAGACCAAATGTTGGAGCATTACGGTCCCCGACACTTATCATCgcattcaattttatttttccag GATTGATATAGAAAGTTGCTCTGATTGTAAGTGCGACTATCTTCAAAGAGGAACTTCCTACAGCTATTTGAACCAGCTGTTTAAAGAATGTGGACGATATAGTTACAACTATTTACAGGGATATATCGTCAACGTCGACTGGACAACTGGCGACAGTTTGGCTGGACCGACGGTCTATCTTCGCTTCGTGTCGGATGATACTGTACACTACACAGGATTTAAGTTGACCTTCATAGCCATGTCCAGGAAAG GGGGTACAGAAAACTATCTGAATGTAACCGAAGATGAAACTATTGAGTTTGGCACTCCAAAAGTCGACATTGAGAACTACCCCTCAGATTACGCAGAACAGTGGATTTTAATCGTCCCTGAGGGACGGAATGTCCAGATAGACTTCGACATATTTGAACTTGAAGACAGCGAGGATTGCAAAAACGATTATGTTGAGTTCCGTGAAGCATCCATCATGGCTGGTGATCCCAAAAGAATATATGGCCATTTTGGTTCAATCCTGACAGGACGCCTGTGTGGAAATACAAAGCCAAACTCGATACTGAGTCAAGGGAATATGGTTTGGGTTCAGTTCGTGAGTGACAGAAACTCTACCACAGTGTACAAGGGACTCAAAGCTTCTTTTAAAGCAG GACAGGGAAGCGGATTGCCTGTAAGCCGTCCAATGATGCTTCTTTTTCTCTCAGCTTTGATCATGCATGTGTCAAAGAACAACTTGTTGTAG
- the LOC131774708 gene encoding ovochymase-2-like isoform X2 has translation MGVFKSNQLITAASVIVLLLFLERGQCDSICPNGITNITASSGEIEYPESGTYGKNETKCWSITVPDTYHRIQFYFSRIDIESCSDCKCDYLQRGTSYSYLNQLFKECGRYSYNYLQGYIVNVDWTTGDSLAGPTVYLRFVSDDTVHYTGFKLTFIAMSRKGGTENYLNVTEDETIEFGTPKVDIENYPSDYAEQWILIVPEGRNVQIDFDIFELEDSEDCKNDYVEFREASIMAGDPKRIYGHFGSILTGRLCGNTKPNSILSQGNMVWVQFVSDRNSTTVYKGLKASFKAGQGSGLPVSRPMMLLFLSALIMHVSKNNLL, from the exons ATGGGAGTATTCAAATCCAACCAACTCATTACAGCTGCCTCTGTCATTG ttttattacTATTCCTTGAAAGAGGACAATGCGATTCAA TTTGTCCCAATGGCATAACGAACATCACAGCTTCCAGTGGTGAGATTGAATATCCTGAGTCAGGTACTTATGGTAAGAATGAGACCAAATGTTGGAGCATTACGGTCCCCGACACTTATCATCgcattcaattttatttttccag GATTGATATAGAAAGTTGCTCTGATTGTAAGTGCGACTATCTTCAAAGAGGAACTTCCTACAGCTATTTGAACCAGCTGTTTAAAGAATGTGGACGATATAGTTACAACTATTTACAGGGATATATCGTCAACGTCGACTGGACAACTGGCGACAGTTTGGCTGGACCGACGGTCTATCTTCGCTTCGTGTCGGATGATACTGTACACTACACAGGATTTAAGTTGACCTTCATAGCCATGTCCAGGAAAG GGGGTACAGAAAACTATCTGAATGTAACCGAAGATGAAACTATTGAGTTTGGCACTCCAAAAGTCGACATTGAGAACTACCCCTCAGATTACGCAGAACAGTGGATTTTAATCGTCCCTGAGGGACGGAATGTCCAGATAGACTTCGACATATTTGAACTTGAAGACAGCGAGGATTGCAAAAACGATTATGTTGAGTTCCGTGAAGCATCCATCATGGCTGGTGATCCCAAAAGAATATATGGCCATTTTGGTTCAATCCTGACAGGACGCCTGTGTGGAAATACAAAGCCAAACTCGATACTGAGTCAAGGGAATATGGTTTGGGTTCAGTTCGTGAGTGACAGAAACTCTACCACAGTGTACAAGGGACTCAAAGCTTCTTTTAAAGCAG GACAGGGAAGCGGATTGCCTGTAAGCCGTCCAATGATGCTTCTTTTTCTCTCAGCTTTGATCATGCATGTGTCAAAGAACAACTTGTTGTAG
- the LOC136278035 gene encoding LOW QUALITY PROTEIN: procollagen C-endopeptidase enhancer 1-like (The sequence of the model RefSeq protein was modified relative to this genomic sequence to represent the inferred CDS: inserted 3 bases in 2 codons), whose product MCSDCKCDYLQKGNSYNYLHLLSKSCGRXSYSYLQGYVFNVYWTDGFTNVVSGSTVYLRFVSDNTVHYTGFRMSFIATSRTAGRVNYLNATEDETIEFGTPKVDIENYPSNYAEQWILIVPEGRKVQIDFDIFELEDSEDCKNDYVEFREASIMVGDPKRIYGHFGXCGNAKPNSILSQGNMVWVQFVSDRNSTTVYKGLKASFKAGLS is encoded by the exons ATGTGCTCTGATTGTAAGTGCGACTAtcttcaaaaaggaaattcctACAACTATTTGCACCTGCTCTCTAAATCATGTGGACG TAGTTACAGCTATTTACAGGGATATGTATTCAACGTCTACTGGACAGATGGATTTACCAACGTTGTTTCTGGATCGACGGTCTATCTTCGCTTCGTATCGGATAATACTGTACATTACACAGGATTTAGGATGAGCTTCATAGCCACATCCAGGACAG CGGGTAGAGTTAACTACCTGAATGCAACCGAAGATGAAACTATTGAGTTTGGCACACCGAAAGTCGACATCGAGAACTACCCCTCAAATTACGCAGAACAGTGGATTTTAATCGTCCCTGAGGGACGCAAGGTCCAGATAGACTTTGACATATTTGAACTGGAAGACAGTGAGGATTGCAAAAATGATTATGTTGAGTTCCGTGAAGCATCCATCATGGTTGGTGATCCTAAAAGAATATATGGCCATTTTG CGTGTGGAAATGCAAAGCCAAACTCGATACTGAGTCAAGGGAACATGGTTTGGGTTCAGTTCGTGAGTGACAGAAACTCTACCACAGTGTACAAGGGACTCAAAGCTTCTTTTAAAGCAGGTTTGTCATGA
- the LOC131789157 gene encoding ovochymase-2-like, with protein MGVFKSNQLITAASVIVLLLFFERGRCDSICPNGMTNITASSGELIYPESGSYGKNETKCWSITVPDTYAGILYHFSRVDVEMCSDCKCDYLQRGTTYSYLHRQTKLCGRYSYNYLQGYILNVDWTAGFFTGSFSGSTGYLRFVSDDTVHYTGFKLTFIAFSMPVGETNYLNATEGETIDFGSPKVDVENYPSNYAEQWILIVPEGMKVQIDFDIFELEDSKDCKNDYVEFREASIMVGHPKAISGAYGPILTGRLCGNAKPKSILSQGNMVWVQFLSDRNSTTVNKGFKASFKAEQGSGLPVSRPMMLLHFSALIMHVSKNNLF; from the exons ttttattattattttttgaaagagGACGATGCGATTCAA TTTGTCCCAATGGCATGACGAACATCACAGCTTCCAGTGGTGAGCTTATATATCCTGAGTCAGGTAGTTATGGTAAGAATGAGACCAAATGTTGGAGCATTACGGTTCCCGACACTTACGCTGGCATTCTTTATCACTTTTCCAG gGTTGACGTAGAAATGTGCTCTGATTGTAAGTGCGACTATCTTCAAAGAGGAACTACCTACAGCTATTTGCACCGGCAGACTAAATTATGTGGACGATATAGTTACAACTATTTACAAGGATATATCCTCAACGTCGACTGGACAGCTGGATTTTTTACCGGCTCTTTTTCTGGATCGACGGGCTATCTTCGCTTCGTGTCGGATGATACTGTACATTACACAGGATTTAAGTTGACCTTCATAGCCTTTTCCATGCCAG TGGGTGAAACAAACTATCTGAATGCAACCGAAGGTGAAACTATTGATTTTGGCTCACCAAAAGTCGACGTTGAGAACTACCCCTCAAATTACGCAGAACAGTGGATTTTAATCGTCCCTGAGGGAATGAAGGTGCAGATAGACTTCGACATATTTGAACTGGAAGACAGTAAGGATTGCAAAAACGATTATGTTGAGTTCCGTGAAGCATCCATCATGGTTGGTCATCCTAAAGCAATCTCTGGCGCTTACGGTCCAATCCTGACAGGACGCCTGTGTGGAAATGCAAAGCCAAAATCGATACTGAGTCAAGGGAACATGGTTTGGGTTCAGTTCCTGAGTGACAGAAACTCCACTACCGTAAACAAGGGATTCAAAGCTTCTTTTAAAGCAG AACAGGGAAGCGGATTGCCTGTTAGCCGTCCAATGATGCTTCTTCATTTCTCAGCTTTGATCATGCATGTGTCAAAGAACAACTTGTTCTAG